In uncultured Trichococcus sp., one DNA window encodes the following:
- a CDS encoding PTS glucose transporter subunit IIA codes for MFGFFKKDDKKGKQPVEKEILYSPANGVVVPISDVADPVFSQKMMGDGFAVIPADGNIYSPAKGKVLSVFPTKHAVGILLDSGLELLLHMGLDTVELNGKPFEVFVKEGQALTADTLIAKVNLAQLQEAGKDSAMVVVITNMEKVKNFSLDVTGEAAVKAEIGSVLPKE; via the coding sequence ATGTTTGGCTTTTTTAAGAAGGATGATAAAAAGGGGAAACAACCGGTTGAGAAAGAAATCTTATATTCACCAGCCAACGGTGTAGTGGTACCTATTTCGGATGTTGCAGATCCAGTATTTTCCCAAAAAATGATGGGTGACGGATTTGCGGTCATTCCTGCAGACGGAAACATTTATTCACCGGCAAAAGGGAAAGTATTGAGCGTATTTCCGACAAAGCATGCAGTGGGCATCTTGTTGGACAGCGGCTTGGAACTTTTGTTGCACATGGGATTGGATACGGTTGAGTTGAACGGGAAACCATTCGAAGTCTTCGTGAAGGAAGGCCAAGCTTTGACTGCGGATACACTGATCGCCAAAGTGAATTTGGCGCAACTGCAGGAAGCCGGCAAAGATTCCGCGATGGTCGTAGTGATCACAAACATGGAAAAAGTCAAAAACTTCAGCCTGGATGTGACCGGTGAGGCTGCCGTAAAAGCAGAAATCGGAAGCGTCCTGCCGAAAGAATAA
- a CDS encoding flavin reductase family protein: MQHFNTEELNTKQMYKFLTGSIIPRPIAWITTQNPETQVVNAAPFSFFSVASNALPLISVAILRNDGKIKDSAKNLLASRQGVVHIVSEELVEEMNRTAAQLPDTESEIDLTELTLTSSHTVTVPAIKEAKIRMEVTVHQYVPLTDADGTVLTDLFILRVVDFLFDESVFDQEKQYVLADKLEPVARLAGNDYTKLGEIFSLERP, from the coding sequence ATGCAACATTTCAATACCGAAGAACTCAATACAAAACAAATGTATAAATTTTTGACCGGGAGCATCATTCCGCGCCCGATCGCCTGGATCACCACCCAGAATCCGGAAACGCAAGTCGTCAATGCCGCGCCCTTCAGTTTTTTCAGTGTTGCTTCGAATGCGCTGCCGCTGATCAGCGTGGCCATTCTGAGGAACGACGGAAAAATCAAGGATTCCGCCAAAAACCTGCTTGCTTCCCGACAAGGAGTCGTCCATATCGTCAGCGAGGAATTGGTCGAGGAGATGAACAGGACGGCCGCGCAATTGCCGGACACGGAGAGCGAGATCGACCTGACGGAATTGACGTTGACCTCCAGCCATACGGTCACAGTCCCCGCCATCAAAGAGGCAAAAATACGCATGGAAGTTACAGTCCACCAATATGTGCCTTTGACGGATGCTGATGGCACCGTACTGACGGATCTGTTCATCTTGCGCGTTGTGGATTTCCTTTTCGATGAGTCTGTCTTCGACCAGGAGAAGCAATATGTTTTGGCCGACAAATTGGAGCCTGTCGCAAGGCTGGCCGGCAACGACTATACTAAGCTCGGGGAAATTTTTTCGCTGGAGCGCCCTTAA
- a CDS encoding VOC family protein, whose amino-acid sequence MITGFHHLTAITKDAERNKAFYTEILGFRLVKQTVNQDNLTDPHLFYGDYKGTPGTILTFFELPRVGQRHEEGSFIHEVLLKIPQGSLPFWKKRLTANAVRFIENDAAGCTFLDPDDMEISFVEVPETIAADQATRHSDVPAAYQIIGIQGIHFTVSDLEKTAAFFRDVLGMLLTNHIAHPIPSLDEESWLIQSASRKPSRLGRGAIDHIAYSVPERKDLDLILDKAKENNITVEKIIDRGYFQSLYLREPSGLRIEIATEQPGFTLDEPLEKLGETFALPDFLEPKRKAIKSTILNRKK is encoded by the coding sequence ATGATTACAGGGTTTCATCATCTCACCGCCATCACAAAAGATGCGGAGAGGAACAAGGCCTTTTACACCGAAATTTTAGGATTTCGTCTCGTCAAACAGACGGTCAATCAGGATAATTTGACAGATCCCCACCTTTTTTACGGGGACTACAAAGGAACTCCGGGCACGATTCTGACTTTTTTCGAGTTGCCAAGGGTGGGCCAGCGCCATGAAGAAGGCAGCTTTATCCACGAAGTGCTGCTGAAGATCCCTCAAGGCAGTCTGCCCTTCTGGAAAAAACGGCTCACCGCCAATGCTGTTCGTTTCATTGAAAATGATGCAGCAGGCTGTACTTTTCTGGATCCGGACGATATGGAAATCAGCTTCGTCGAAGTGCCGGAAACGATTGCGGCCGATCAGGCGACACGCCATAGCGATGTGCCCGCCGCATACCAAATCATCGGTATCCAAGGCATCCATTTCACCGTATCCGACTTGGAAAAAACGGCGGCTTTTTTCCGCGATGTGCTGGGCATGCTGCTGACAAACCATATTGCCCATCCGATCCCTTCCCTGGATGAGGAAAGCTGGCTGATCCAGTCCGCCAGCCGGAAGCCTTCCCGTCTCGGCAGAGGCGCCATCGATCATATCGCGTACAGCGTGCCGGAACGCAAAGATCTGGATCTGATCCTCGATAAAGCAAAAGAAAATAACATCACCGTGGAGAAAATCATCGACCGCGGTTACTTCCAAAGCCTTTATCTGCGCGAGCCGAGCGGACTGCGCATCGAGATAGCGACCGAACAACCAGGCTTCACGCTTGATGAACCGCTGGAGAAACTCGGGGAAACATTTGCCCTCCCTGATTTTCTGGAACCAAAACGAAAGGCAATCAAATCCACTATCCTGAACAGAAAGAAGTGA
- a CDS encoding lactonase family protein: MEQVLYLGSYTKRESKGVHQIILDTDKKELRDYRLIAEVDSPTYLDLSADKETLYAISKTDEGGGITSFKKNENGTYDKVAEISAEGSAPCYIYFDEDKKLIFTANYHGGYLTVYKENADGSFTMTDRAQHEGSSIHENQTIPHVHYSALSPDKKFLLACDLGTDEVYTYTVSDEGKLAEIARYKATPGTGPRHLVFHPNGKVAYMFGELSSDVEVLAYDATAGTFSLLQVITTIPEEHTGFNGGAAIRISADGKYVYASNRGHDSLVVYAVSEDGETLSLVEYVPTEGNIPRDFNLDPSGQFVIVAHQDSDNLTLFERDAETGKLTLLQKDVYAPECVCVFH, encoded by the coding sequence ATGGAACAAGTTTTATATCTTGGCTCTTACACGAAAAGAGAAAGTAAAGGGGTTCATCAAATCATTTTGGACACCGATAAAAAAGAATTGCGTGATTATCGCTTGATTGCGGAAGTCGACAGCCCTACTTACCTGGACTTATCTGCGGACAAAGAAACGCTGTACGCGATTTCCAAAACGGACGAAGGCGGCGGCATCACTTCTTTCAAGAAAAATGAAAACGGAACCTACGACAAGGTGGCCGAAATTTCTGCTGAAGGATCTGCGCCTTGCTATATCTACTTCGACGAAGACAAAAAATTGATATTCACTGCCAATTACCACGGCGGATACTTGACCGTCTACAAAGAGAACGCTGACGGCTCATTCACGATGACTGACCGTGCGCAACACGAAGGTTCAAGCATCCATGAAAACCAAACTATCCCGCATGTGCACTACAGCGCGCTTTCCCCGGACAAGAAATTCTTGTTGGCTTGCGATTTGGGTACCGACGAAGTTTACACCTACACGGTTTCCGATGAAGGCAAACTAGCGGAAATTGCCCGTTATAAAGCGACTCCGGGAACTGGCCCGCGTCACTTGGTTTTCCATCCGAACGGCAAAGTGGCTTACATGTTCGGAGAATTGAGCAGCGATGTAGAAGTTCTTGCCTATGATGCAACAGCAGGCACTTTCTCATTATTGCAAGTCATCACGACTATCCCTGAAGAGCATACCGGTTTCAACGGCGGCGCGGCTATCCGCATTTCCGCAGACGGCAAATATGTCTATGCTTCCAACCGCGGACATGATTCATTGGTTGTCTACGCAGTATCTGAAGACGGCGAAACATTGTCATTGGTGGAATACGTCCCTACCGAAGGAAACATCCCGCGTGACTTCAACTTGGATCCGAGCGGCCAATTTGTGATCGTGGCCCATCAGGATTCCGACAACCTGACTTTGTTCGAACGCGATGCAGAAACCGGCAAATTGACGTTGCTGCAAAAAGACGTCTACGCGCCTGAGTGCGTTTGCGTGTTCCATTAA
- a CDS encoding PTS glucitol/sorbitol transporter subunit IIA — translation MQSKVIQIGEKAIDIKEPMIILFDDSATEPLQEVSVIQRFVEPQEWFELEDGDRILFDDQEYRISYVGTHVLKNLQSLGHTTMIFNSWDEERLETSIYLTPHILPTITDGSTITYKKKD, via the coding sequence ATGCAAAGCAAAGTAATTCAAATTGGGGAAAAAGCAATAGATATAAAGGAACCGATGATCATCCTGTTCGATGACAGCGCAACGGAACCATTGCAGGAGGTTTCCGTCATCCAACGTTTTGTGGAGCCGCAGGAATGGTTTGAACTGGAGGACGGGGACCGGATTTTGTTTGACGATCAGGAGTACCGCATATCCTATGTCGGTACGCATGTCCTAAAAAATCTGCAGTCGCTTGGCCACACGACCATGATCTTCAATAGTTGGGATGAAGAACGCTTGGAAACAAGCATCTATTTGACTCCTCACATTTTGCCGACAATAACGGACGGCTCCACCATTACTTATAAGAAGAAAGATTGA
- a CDS encoding AI-2E family transporter yields MERAPRRGTKSGNRLSWFEKWFLNNKFVTVLLITLLILLIVLVFSKISYLLGPVGSFFSVIGFPLIMAGIFFYMLNPLVTLMEKRGIKRFVGIWIAFVLVLLLMIWGFAILIPIIRDQTIGIIAEFPSYWRAIESMTIELVNYDWFTSLQEQISEINADIFNTVSEKLNEVLSNTVSGLGSVVGLLTNAFVGIVTMPIILYYLLKEGDKLPLSFLQFFPTNLRESIGDLLKKINTQISQYVRGQIIVAFFVGLMFVIGYAIVGMKFGIVLGILAGFLNIIPYMGSFIAMIPAVIVAIVDSPLMLAKVLLVFSIEQFIEGRVISPQVLGSNLEVHPVTIIFVLLTAGKLFGLTGFILGIPGYAVLKVLFMHIFEWYKEISGLYLDELEVEEEPDEDYPQE; encoded by the coding sequence ATGGAAAGAGCTCCGCGTAGAGGAACGAAATCCGGGAATCGTTTGTCGTGGTTCGAAAAATGGTTTCTGAACAACAAGTTCGTGACTGTTCTTCTGATCACCTTGCTGATTCTCCTGATTGTTTTGGTGTTTTCAAAAATATCCTATCTTTTGGGACCAGTTGGCAGCTTCTTCAGCGTCATTGGTTTTCCGCTGATAATGGCGGGTATTTTCTTTTACATGCTGAATCCCTTGGTAACGCTGATGGAAAAGAGGGGAATCAAACGATTTGTCGGGATTTGGATCGCATTCGTGCTGGTGCTGTTGCTAATGATCTGGGGCTTTGCGATTTTGATTCCGATCATCCGCGATCAGACGATCGGCATCATCGCTGAATTTCCTAGTTATTGGCGGGCAATCGAAAGCATGACGATTGAATTGGTCAATTACGATTGGTTCACTTCATTGCAGGAACAGATAAGCGAAATCAATGCGGACATCTTTAACACTGTTTCCGAGAAGCTGAACGAAGTCTTGTCGAATACAGTCAGCGGATTGGGTAGCGTCGTAGGACTTTTGACGAATGCGTTTGTGGGAATCGTCACGATGCCTATCATTTTATATTATTTGCTGAAAGAAGGGGATAAGCTGCCGCTGAGTTTTCTGCAATTCTTCCCCACAAATCTGCGGGAGTCGATCGGTGATCTGTTGAAGAAAATCAACACGCAGATCAGCCAATACGTGCGCGGGCAGATAATAGTCGCCTTTTTTGTCGGACTGATGTTCGTCATCGGCTACGCCATCGTCGGAATGAAGTTCGGCATCGTCCTGGGGATACTCGCAGGTTTCCTGAACATCATCCCGTACATGGGGTCCTTCATTGCGATGATACCAGCGGTGATCGTTGCGATTGTGGATTCACCGCTGATGCTGGCAAAAGTGCTGCTGGTTTTCTCGATCGAGCAGTTCATCGAAGGCCGCGTCATTTCGCCGCAGGTACTTGGCAGCAATCTCGAGGTCCACCCGGTCACGATCATCTTCGTATTGCTCACGGCAGGAAAACTGTTCGGCCTGACCGGTTTTATCTTGGGGATTCCCGGTTATGCTGTCCTTAAGGTTCTTTTCATGCATATTTTTGAGTGGTACAAGGAAATTTCCGGCTTGTATTTGGATGAACTTGAAGTCGAGGAAGAACCGGACGAGGATTATCCTCAAGAATAA
- the sppA gene encoding signal peptide peptidase SppA: MNKKRWIAVAIALMLFMASLGSQFLSSRLAGQTEDSLSQLTGNLIPGTSLQENVLESGDADSRIAVLHIEGIIQSGAGSILTDGSSYDHDLFLEQLQAIEEDDTVKGIFLIVDSPGGGVYESAEAHDKLYRIAAEKEIPVYASMQGTAASGGYYISAGADKIYATAETTTGSIGVIMQAIEYSGLLEKLGIEYNTIKSGSLKDIGSPDRDMTEEERALLQAYVDEAYQRFVTVVSAGRDMPEEEVRAVANGMIYSGTQAQALGLVDEIAYTDDALKAMQAAYDLDDAEVFDYTSTPGLFSDFSWFFAQAAAKLTSQDNQTLTELQLLRDTFGTTAAPRLLYLYGGE, from the coding sequence ATGAACAAAAAGAGATGGATTGCGGTCGCAATCGCGCTTATGCTTTTCATGGCATCACTCGGCTCGCAATTCCTGTCGTCCCGTTTGGCTGGTCAAACGGAGGATTCCCTCAGCCAACTTACCGGAAACCTGATTCCCGGAACGAGCTTGCAGGAAAATGTTCTGGAAAGCGGTGATGCCGACAGCCGGATTGCAGTTCTGCATATCGAAGGCATCATCCAATCAGGGGCGGGCAGTATTCTGACGGACGGTTCCAGCTATGATCACGACCTTTTTTTGGAGCAACTGCAGGCCATCGAAGAGGATGACACGGTAAAAGGAATCTTCCTGATAGTCGACAGCCCCGGTGGCGGAGTGTATGAAAGCGCGGAGGCGCACGATAAGTTGTATCGCATCGCCGCTGAAAAGGAAATTCCGGTTTACGCATCGATGCAAGGGACGGCTGCCAGCGGAGGCTATTACATCTCCGCGGGTGCGGACAAGATTTATGCCACTGCTGAAACGACAACCGGTTCGATCGGTGTCATCATGCAAGCAATCGAGTACTCCGGCCTTCTTGAAAAATTGGGGATCGAATACAATACAATCAAGTCAGGCAGCCTCAAGGACATCGGGTCGCCGGATCGGGATATGACGGAGGAAGAACGTGCGTTGCTTCAGGCTTACGTCGATGAGGCGTATCAGCGTTTCGTCACCGTCGTTTCAGCGGGAAGGGACATGCCGGAAGAAGAGGTCCGCGCTGTTGCGAACGGCATGATTTATTCCGGTACCCAAGCCCAAGCGCTTGGATTGGTGGATGAGATAGCCTACACGGACGATGCGTTGAAAGCGATGCAAGCAGCTTACGACCTGGATGATGCGGAAGTGTTCGACTACACTTCGACACCTGGCTTGTTTTCCGATTTTTCTTGGTTTTTCGCTCAGGCCGCGGCCAAACTGACAAGCCAGGATAACCAGACGCTTACTGAACTTCAGTTGCTCCGTGATACTTTTGGGACAACCGCCGCTCCGAGATTGCTTTATCTCTACGGAGGTGAGTGA
- a CDS encoding RDD family protein, with product MMEEQITSHEERLEEIRKKKADWEEAARFSDQQERPFHRYPDYVFAGFWIRLFAYLADLLIVQALMGILIKPIFALGGLSMQGNNIFTLYGFIQLLIFVGYFILTTKYTNGQTLGKMIFGIRVVCFKEEKLSWQTILIREGIGRYIGKTVAAIYLVAAFQNKKQHPIDMLCDTSVVTENSVRALQEGY from the coding sequence ATGATGGAAGAGCAAATCACTTCGCATGAAGAACGATTGGAAGAAATCCGGAAAAAGAAAGCCGACTGGGAGGAAGCCGCGCGGTTTTCCGACCAACAGGAACGCCCGTTTCACCGTTATCCGGATTACGTTTTCGCCGGTTTTTGGATCCGGCTCTTTGCCTATCTTGCCGATCTGCTGATTGTGCAGGCTTTGATGGGGATCCTGATCAAGCCGATCTTCGCTTTGGGCGGCCTCAGTATGCAAGGGAACAATATTTTTACCTTGTACGGCTTTATTCAACTGCTGATCTTTGTCGGGTATTTCATATTGACGACGAAATATACGAACGGCCAAACACTCGGGAAAATGATTTTCGGCATCCGTGTCGTCTGCTTCAAAGAAGAAAAACTCAGTTGGCAGACCATCCTGATCCGCGAGGGCATCGGCCGCTACATCGGCAAAACCGTGGCTGCAATCTATCTGGTCGCTGCTTTCCAAAACAAGAAACAACATCCGATCGATATGCTTTGCGATACATCAGTCGTGACGGAAAACAGCGTCAGGGCTCTGCAAGAAGGTTACTAG
- a CDS encoding GntR family transcriptional regulator, with product MFIEILPNSDTPIYTQLMYQIKIGILKGEWSFGGGLPSVRSLAGELGINMHTVNKAYNLLADEGVLVKNQKGYFISERAMMVSNEHTKAAMQDKLKEILIDKQIFEVNEETFSGWLNEIEKELEGEEKAHADL from the coding sequence ATGTTCATCGAAATTCTTCCGAACAGCGATACGCCTATTTACACGCAATTGATGTACCAAATCAAAATCGGCATCCTCAAAGGGGAATGGTCATTTGGCGGCGGATTGCCGAGCGTCCGGAGCTTGGCCGGCGAATTGGGCATCAACATGCATACGGTGAATAAAGCGTATAATCTGTTGGCAGACGAAGGGGTCCTGGTGAAAAACCAAAAAGGCTATTTCATCAGTGAACGCGCAATGATGGTATCCAATGAGCATACGAAAGCGGCGATGCAGGATAAGCTCAAGGAAATCCTGATCGACAAACAGATTTTTGAGGTAAATGAAGAAACGTTTAGCGGATGGCTGAATGAAATCGAGAAAGAGTTGGAAGGGGAGGAGAAGGCACATGCTGATCTTTAG
- a CDS encoding DUF1648 domain-containing protein, protein MLIFSWFMVVLFLILGVVNGITPFYSRLGTPFGISVPTSHQKDPYVVKLKKTYLYQNVIGSALLAAPIFFLLLWVDDQKVEMVTSIYVTVAMFIFIFLSFLLYLHKRKQLRSWKEANGIRIEAKKAKIVIDTAYHKDLKVISHSVFVSAQLFILLVTVAVTLYFYDQIPDRFPVHWNSSNEPDRIVDKTYVNVFMLPAIQLLMIPMMFFSHYSFIKSKQKISPYLSDLSSKQSKLFRQAWSYYFLVVTVMTQLLLSGVHFFSLFFADKGAQWIIGMTIPFVVIIVGYSVYLTWKYGQGGEKLFLNEAGELPDEVTETDEERYWKWGVWYFNPEDPSIFVEKRFGIGSTLNMARWQSWAFIAALFAFVVLTMVLSFAME, encoded by the coding sequence ATGCTGATCTTTAGTTGGTTCATGGTGGTTCTGTTTTTGATTTTGGGGGTCGTCAACGGCATTACGCCATTTTACAGCCGATTGGGTACCCCATTTGGGATTTCGGTTCCGACATCGCATCAGAAGGATCCCTATGTTGTGAAGCTAAAAAAAACCTACCTTTATCAAAATGTGATCGGGAGTGCCCTGCTTGCTGCGCCAATTTTTTTCCTTCTCCTCTGGGTTGACGATCAGAAAGTGGAGATGGTCACGAGCATCTATGTAACGGTCGCGATGTTCATCTTCATCTTCCTTTCCTTCCTGCTTTACCTGCATAAACGGAAGCAACTCCGCAGCTGGAAGGAAGCAAACGGCATCAGAATAGAAGCGAAAAAAGCCAAAATCGTCATCGATACCGCCTATCATAAAGATTTGAAGGTGATTTCCCATTCGGTCTTCGTATCGGCGCAATTGTTCATCCTTCTGGTGACGGTAGCGGTCACGCTGTATTTCTATGACCAGATACCTGATCGCTTTCCTGTTCACTGGAACAGTTCGAATGAACCGGATCGGATCGTTGATAAAACGTACGTGAATGTATTTATGCTGCCGGCGATCCAATTGTTGATGATTCCGATGATGTTTTTCAGTCACTATTCCTTCATCAAATCGAAACAGAAGATTTCGCCGTATCTGTCCGATCTATCCAGCAAGCAGAGTAAATTATTCCGTCAGGCTTGGTCCTACTATTTCCTGGTCGTGACGGTGATGACGCAACTCCTGCTGAGCGGTGTCCATTTCTTTTCCTTGTTCTTCGCAGACAAGGGTGCCCAGTGGATCATCGGCATGACGATTCCGTTCGTGGTCATCATAGTTGGGTACAGCGTCTATCTGACTTGGAAGTATGGTCAGGGCGGCGAAAAATTATTCCTGAACGAAGCGGGCGAACTGCCTGATGAAGTGACGGAAACGGACGAAGAGCGATACTGGAAGTGGGGCGTTTGGTATTTCAATCCGGAAGACCCATCGATATTTGTCGAAAAACGCTTCGGCATCGGAAGCACGCTGAATATGGCGAGATGGCAATCATGGGCATTCATCGCCGCTCTGTTTGCATTTGTTGTGCTGACGATGGTGCTTTCGTTCGCGATGGAATAG
- a CDS encoding adenosylcobyric acid synthase: protein MRLRICHLYGNLLNTYGDNGNLLMLQYCAREKGVDFETEIISLDQPFDPEKYDLVFFGGGQDYEQFIVSKDIQAKAEGIKQYIENDGVVLAICGGYQLLGHYYMDASGNKIPGISALDHYTLSQDNNRFIGDITIRSEEFDETYEGFENHNGRTFLGENMRPLGKVEKGMGNNGEDKTEGARYKNVFCSYFHGPLLVRNIHLANRIVDLAIAQHNKKSEK, encoded by the coding sequence ATGCGACTACGTATTTGCCACTTGTACGGCAACCTTTTGAACACATACGGCGACAACGGAAATCTGTTGATGCTCCAATACTGTGCCCGTGAAAAAGGCGTCGATTTCGAAACGGAAATCATCAGTTTGGACCAACCGTTCGATCCCGAAAAATATGACCTCGTCTTTTTCGGAGGGGGCCAGGATTACGAACAGTTCATCGTTTCCAAAGACATTCAGGCTAAAGCAGAAGGAATCAAGCAATATATCGAAAACGATGGCGTGGTATTGGCCATCTGTGGCGGCTACCAATTGTTGGGCCACTATTACATGGATGCATCCGGCAACAAGATTCCCGGCATCAGCGCCTTGGACCACTATACCCTGAGCCAGGACAACAACCGGTTCATCGGCGACATCACGATCCGCAGCGAGGAATTCGATGAGACTTATGAAGGCTTCGAAAACCACAACGGACGGACCTTCCTTGGCGAAAACATGCGCCCGCTCGGAAAAGTCGAAAAAGGCATGGGCAACAATGGTGAAGATAAGACCGAAGGCGCCCGCTACAAAAATGTCTTCTGTTCCTATTTCCACGGTCCACTGTTGGTCCGCAACATCCACTTGGCAAACCGCATCGTCGATTTGGCCATTGCCCAACACAACAAAAAGAGCGAAAAATAA
- a CDS encoding Mur ligase family protein — protein MTIRGSLAISIGKIAQWGLQTFTKGGTSLPGKLASKLDPDVLQHLSENFDVVIITGTNGKTLTTSLTYHVLQQKFPHILTNPTGANMEQGIISTFLEGYSRKVKKERAFAVLEVDEASLVKVTKFIKPKVIVNTNVFRDQMDRFGEIYTIYKKMVDGAALAPDAVILANGDSPIFNSKELINKQIYFGFNHEQDGDTLAHYNTDGVLCPKCQHILRYKFNTYSNLGKYYCPHCDFKRPELTYAVTKVDKLTHKSSSFEIDGHPFHTNVAGLYNVYNALAAYSVGKYFGLTPEEIQSGFSAAQQKFGRQETITVDDKEIILNLIKNPVGLNQVIDLLHYEEEPFSVVSILNDRPADGTDVSWIWDGNYEKFLDFDIPKVTVSGIRQKELTLRMKVAGIPEEKLEVLPEITDVIKAFKKAPTKKIYVMATYTAVLQLRKELANQGYIAERMK, from the coding sequence TTGACTATCCGCGGTTCACTAGCAATCAGCATCGGGAAAATCGCCCAGTGGGGTCTTCAGACATTCACCAAAGGCGGAACCAGTCTGCCGGGCAAACTTGCATCCAAATTGGATCCCGACGTGTTGCAACACCTTTCTGAAAATTTTGATGTCGTCATCATCACCGGCACGAACGGCAAGACGCTGACGACATCTTTGACTTATCATGTCCTGCAACAAAAATTCCCGCATATCTTGACGAATCCGACCGGAGCCAACATGGAGCAAGGCATCATCTCCACGTTCCTGGAAGGCTATTCGCGCAAAGTAAAAAAGGAAAGAGCTTTTGCTGTTCTTGAGGTCGATGAGGCCAGCCTCGTCAAGGTGACGAAGTTCATCAAGCCGAAAGTCATCGTCAACACGAATGTTTTCCGCGATCAGATGGACCGGTTCGGAGAGATCTATACGATTTACAAAAAAATGGTCGATGGCGCTGCGCTCGCACCGGATGCCGTCATCCTGGCGAACGGCGACAGCCCGATCTTCAACTCCAAAGAACTGATCAACAAGCAAATCTACTTCGGATTCAACCATGAACAGGACGGCGACACCTTGGCGCATTACAACACAGACGGCGTGCTTTGTCCGAAATGCCAGCACATTTTGCGCTATAAATTCAATACCTACAGCAACCTCGGGAAATACTACTGCCCGCATTGCGACTTCAAACGCCCGGAATTGACTTATGCCGTCACCAAAGTCGACAAACTGACGCACAAGAGTTCTTCTTTTGAAATCGATGGCCATCCGTTCCATACGAATGTCGCCGGTCTCTACAATGTCTACAACGCCTTGGCTGCCTATTCGGTCGGCAAGTATTTCGGTTTGACTCCGGAAGAGATCCAGTCCGGTTTCTCGGCTGCCCAGCAAAAATTCGGCCGTCAGGAAACGATCACCGTCGACGACAAGGAAATCATCCTGAACCTGATCAAAAATCCGGTCGGCCTGAATCAGGTCATCGATCTTCTGCACTACGAAGAGGAGCCATTCAGCGTCGTTTCCATCCTGAATGACCGTCCGGCAGACGGAACCGATGTCAGCTGGATCTGGGACGGGAACTATGAGAAATTTTTGGATTTTGATATCCCCAAAGTAACCGTCAGCGGCATCCGCCAAAAAGAGTTGACCCTGCGGATGAAGGTGGCCGGTATTCCGGAAGAAAAACTGGAAGTTTTGCCGGAAATCACAGATGTAATCAAAGCCTTCAAAAAGGCTCCGACGAAAAAAATCTATGTGATGGCAACTTATACCGCTGTGCTTCAACTCCGTAAAGAGCTGGCGAACCAGGGCTATATAGCGGAAAGGATGAAATAA
- a CDS encoding thymidine kinase yields the protein MAQLFFKYGAMNSGKSIEILKVAYNYEEQNKSVMIFTSAIDDRDGVGYVSSRIGLKREAIPIADDTDIFLEVAKNKKKPACILIDESQFLSKTHVIQLARIVDELAIPVMAFGLKNDFQNELFEGSKYLLLYADKIEEIKTICWYCHKKAIMNMRVVDGKPVYAGEQIQIGGNESYLPVCRNHYHHPPLA from the coding sequence ATGGCACAGTTATTTTTTAAATATGGGGCAATGAACAGCGGGAAATCGATCGAAATCCTGAAGGTTGCCTACAATTATGAAGAGCAGAACAAATCGGTGATGATCTTTACGAGCGCAATCGATGACCGTGATGGCGTAGGCTATGTCTCGAGCCGGATCGGATTGAAACGTGAAGCCATCCCGATTGCGGACGATACGGATATATTCTTGGAAGTAGCCAAAAACAAGAAAAAGCCGGCTTGCATTTTGATAGATGAATCCCAATTCCTATCCAAAACACACGTGATCCAATTGGCGCGAATCGTCGACGAACTGGCAATCCCGGTGATGGCGTTCGGATTGAAGAATGATTTCCAGAACGAATTGTTCGAAGGCTCAAAATATCTGTTGCTCTACGCGGATAAGATAGAAGAAATAAAAACCATCTGCTGGTACTGTCATAAAAAAGCGATCATGAATATGCGTGTCGTGGACGGAAAACCAGTATATGCCGGCGAACAAATCCAGATCGGCGGAAATGAATCCTATCTTCCTGTCTGCCGTAACCATTACCACCATCCGCCATTGGCCTAG